A window of Coleofasciculus sp. FACHB-T130 contains these coding sequences:
- a CDS encoding PqqD family protein, giving the protein MNHSEIFKANAPKVVHETIDGEVVIVNLDKGDYYSLVKVGADIWEEIIKGTSKSNIIQKIIQCYDGDRQNIENTVNDFIARLQQEELITLDGTEDPKNLNIDSAPSTTNDNPEKLSFSPPTLEKYTDMEELLALDPIHEVNEVVGWPNVKVEA; this is encoded by the coding sequence ATGAATCATTCAGAGATATTTAAGGCGAATGCTCCTAAAGTTGTCCACGAAACGATTGATGGTGAAGTTGTAATCGTCAACTTGGATAAGGGAGATTATTATAGCTTAGTAAAAGTTGGGGCTGATATTTGGGAAGAAATTATTAAAGGTACTTCCAAAAGCAATATTATCCAAAAAATAATCCAGTGCTACGATGGCGATCGCCAAAATATTGAAAATACTGTCAATGATTTTATTGCCAGATTGCAGCAAGAAGAACTCATTACTCTTGATGGCACCGAAGATCCTAAAAATTTAAATATAGACAGCGCACCAAGCACCACAAACGACAATCCTGAAAAGCTGAGTTTTTCACCCCCAACTTTAGAAAAATATACAGATATGGAAGAATTGCTAGCTTTAGACCCCATTCACGAAGTGAATGAGGTGGTGGGCTGGCCTAATGTTAAAGTTGAAGCCTGA
- a CDS encoding ferritin-like domain-containing protein: protein MERENTFAKRFLRPSKTFSRRGIMVAGTVTGVASALGLTAIADGASAASREDKRNDAAILNKALFFEHQAIWAYGFAATKLSDTDVGKAVLALALRNQADHKTHRDTLASVVKSLGATPVTAKSSYDLSSYIKAGEGNIDSDVNIAKLALALETDAAIAYTREIAKLKTPALITAGASIGSDESAHATAIRAAFKSLGVDIEIVPASFVSADTRKDWVLKV from the coding sequence ATGGAGAGGGAAAATACCTTTGCCAAAAGATTCTTGCGTCCCAGCAAAACATTCTCACGGCGTGGGATTATGGTGGCGGGGACTGTGACTGGCGTAGCGAGTGCTTTAGGGCTGACCGCGATCGCAGACGGTGCCAGTGCTGCCTCTAGAGAGGATAAAAGAAATGATGCTGCCATCCTCAATAAAGCTTTGTTTTTCGAGCATCAAGCGATTTGGGCGTATGGTTTTGCGGCAACAAAGCTGAGTGACACCGATGTAGGCAAAGCTGTTTTGGCGTTGGCACTCCGCAACCAAGCCGATCACAAAACGCATCGGGATACTCTGGCATCGGTGGTGAAAAGTTTGGGAGCTACCCCGGTGACGGCAAAATCTAGCTACGATCTCTCGTCCTACATCAAGGCAGGAGAAGGCAACATCGACTCAGATGTGAATATTGCCAAGCTAGCACTCGCTCTGGAGACTGACGCAGCGATCGCTTATACCAGGGAAATTGCAAAGCTAAAAACCCCAGCCTTAATTACCGCAGGCGCAAGCATTGGTTCCGATGAATCTGCCCACGCGACAGCAATTCGCGCCGCTTTCAAGTCACTGGGCGTTGATATCGAAATCGTTCCCGCATCCTTCGTCAGTGCTGATACTCGCAAAGACTGGGTGCTGAAAGTCTAA
- a CDS encoding carbon dioxide-concentrating mechanism protein CcmK codes for MPQAVGTIETLGFPAVLAAADAMVKAGAVTLVHYALVEKGNFMVSVRGKVSEVNIAVEAGIKAAETVYGGQVISHYIIPNPTENVETVMPIHFTQKVEQFRMS; via the coding sequence ATGCCACAGGCAGTGGGAACGATTGAAACGTTAGGGTTCCCAGCTGTACTAGCAGCAGCAGACGCAATGGTTAAAGCTGGTGCAGTCACGCTGGTTCATTATGCACTTGTAGAAAAAGGGAACTTTATGGTCTCCGTTCGGGGAAAAGTTTCTGAAGTCAACATCGCTGTTGAGGCAGGGATTAAAGCCGCAGAGACAGTCTACGGAGGTCAAGTGATCTCCCACTACATCATCCCCAATCCTACGGAAAATGTTGAAACTGTTATGCCCATTCATTTCACCCAAAAAGTTGAACAGTTCCGTATGTCGTAG
- a CDS encoding tetratricopeptide repeat protein, with protein MTDSLPLRDRYLQLIDQIVQTTLKGQIRSKEQVYKMLVKDVTPGTGEIFERVLEETLSATQQQVDTQKDEMKLAKATRTLRAMQTIRGEWERAQEKNRATDAIATAVQQIIASPSDEKLAALLRVIDPNLAQALNLPQLASALKQQAPEITHPEQDRDVQQLAEGLARGLESWQRLEGHLVSWIYDQNRSLGFEGTPAQSGPWGVWEKQVNSPYPQALFHALALNESVTELVAKQPPDLISFVELAVILQYLQRGLVNWFDKLVYDSKVGARLSISTFLTFAVIWSQLANGLNQATILNSTSRDRLVNGCFQITLQILRTFSQRQYFPLYGGIFASFSGAYLRTTLDYLDAPLRQVEGTQEKARILTLMGYSQRAQGRYADAIAFHEQALEIARNAGDRPCEIANFNHLSRTCVAQKNYAEAISYSQRALILSRQTGDRLGEANALANLGYSEVFQAQQLEQIEPEIYETAINYLQQGLQLSERLGDGQSKALCCSSLGIALLIVEQPQEAIKYLESGLQAAQFSGDLYLQGRNLAYLSEAHHSLQNIDKTILTGSLGMYLLEQIAAEEWRKTAGLLTILQGQLGAEAFQKKLQQSRPQIIALIGVDGYDYIPQILEQYKQSM; from the coding sequence ATGACAGACTCTCTGCCTTTGCGCGATCGCTATCTACAATTAATCGACCAAATTGTACAAACCACCCTCAAAGGGCAGATTCGCTCGAAAGAACAGGTGTACAAAATGCTCGTCAAGGATGTGACTCCGGGTACGGGCGAAATTTTCGAGCGAGTTTTGGAAGAAACCTTAAGCGCTACCCAGCAACAGGTGGACACGCAAAAGGATGAAATGAAGCTTGCCAAAGCGACTCGTACCTTGAGGGCGATGCAAACGATTCGGGGAGAATGGGAACGGGCGCAGGAAAAGAATCGGGCGACGGATGCGATCGCGACAGCTGTTCAACAAATTATCGCTTCCCCATCAGACGAGAAGCTAGCAGCTTTATTACGGGTTATCGACCCTAATTTAGCGCAAGCTTTGAACTTACCGCAGCTGGCATCTGCACTGAAGCAACAAGCGCCGGAAATTACCCATCCCGAACAAGATCGAGATGTGCAGCAACTTGCTGAAGGTCTTGCCCGTGGCTTGGAATCTTGGCAACGTCTGGAAGGGCACCTGGTAAGCTGGATCTACGACCAAAATCGCTCCTTAGGATTTGAAGGCACACCGGCGCAAAGTGGCCCTTGGGGAGTTTGGGAAAAACAAGTCAATAGCCCTTATCCTCAGGCATTATTCCACGCGCTTGCCCTCAACGAATCAGTAACCGAATTGGTCGCAAAACAACCGCCTGACTTGATTTCCTTCGTTGAGTTAGCAGTAATTTTGCAATACTTGCAGCGGGGGCTAGTGAACTGGTTTGACAAACTGGTTTACGACTCCAAAGTGGGCGCAAGGCTGTCGATTTCCACTTTTCTGACTTTTGCCGTGATTTGGTCGCAGTTAGCGAATGGGTTGAATCAGGCGACGATTCTCAATTCTACTTCGCGCGATCGCTTAGTGAATGGCTGTTTTCAAATTACCCTACAAATCCTTAGAACCTTTTCCCAGCGGCAATACTTCCCCCTCTACGGTGGCATTTTCGCCTCATTTTCCGGCGCATATCTCCGCACGACCCTTGACTATCTAGATGCACCGCTGCGACAAGTCGAAGGTACGCAAGAAAAAGCTCGGATTTTGACATTAATGGGTTATTCCCAACGGGCGCAAGGTCGATATGCAGACGCGATCGCATTTCATGAGCAAGCCCTAGAAATCGCCAGAAATGCAGGCGATCGCCCTTGTGAAATTGCCAATTTCAACCACCTCAGCCGCACCTGCGTCGCGCAAAAAAACTATGCCGAAGCTATCAGCTATAGCCAACGGGCATTAATTCTCTCTCGTCAGACGGGAGATAGATTAGGGGAAGCCAATGCCCTCGCCAATCTCGGCTACAGTGAAGTCTTTCAAGCTCAACAATTAGAACAAATAGAACCGGAAATTTACGAGACAGCCATCAACTATTTACAACAAGGATTACAGTTATCAGAACGATTAGGCGACGGTCAAAGTAAAGCCCTTTGTTGCAGCAGTTTGGGAATTGCTTTGTTGATAGTAGAACAACCGCAAGAAGCGATTAAATACCTAGAATCTGGCTTACAAGCCGCCCAATTTTCCGGCGATTTATACCTGCAAGGACGGAACTTAGCTTACTTATCCGAAGCTCATCATAGTCTGCAAAACATCGATAAAACAATCCTTACAGGTAGCCTAGGAATGTATCTTTTAGAGCAGATTGCTGCTGAAGAGTGGCGGAAAACCGCAGGCTTACTCACCATCTTACAGGGACAACTGGGAGCAGAAGCCTTCCAGAAAAAATTGCAACAATCGCGCCCACAAATCATCGCTCTCATCGGCGTCGATGGCTACGATTATATTCCCCAAATTTTAGAACAATACAAACAATCCATGTAA
- the ubiG gene encoding bifunctional 2-polyprenyl-6-hydroxyphenol methylase/3-demethylubiquinol 3-O-methyltransferase UbiG produces MQNKHLKKNDLKFYDLSADRWWQEDEKIYALYHLNQPRFDFFDRYVSNWQGLQALDVGCGGGFTCEFMAKRGVKVSGIDQSAKCIQQAQDHASLSGLQIDYQHGYSENLPYQANTFDIVVCVDVLEHIADLRQTLSEIYRILKPNGLFLFDTINKTFASKLIMIWLLENILQEIPRGIHDWNKFIEPQELTSLMHSQGFNSIEIKGFNIFGESIYQNVLAYIHYKKTGKFQVGISNNTSVMYIGKAIKSPK; encoded by the coding sequence ATGCAAAACAAACACTTGAAAAAAAACGACTTAAAATTTTATGATTTGAGTGCAGATAGATGGTGGCAGGAAGATGAGAAAATCTATGCTCTCTATCATCTCAATCAACCCCGATTTGATTTTTTCGATCGCTATGTTTCAAATTGGCAGGGATTGCAAGCCTTAGATGTTGGATGTGGCGGCGGATTTACCTGCGAATTTATGGCGAAAAGAGGAGTAAAAGTCTCAGGAATCGATCAATCGGCTAAATGTATTCAACAAGCTCAAGATCACGCATCTCTAAGCGGACTTCAGATTGACTATCAACACGGATATTCTGAAAACCTCCCTTATCAAGCTAATACTTTTGATATTGTCGTTTGTGTTGATGTTTTAGAGCATATTGCAGATTTACGTCAGACACTTTCTGAAATTTATAGAATTTTAAAGCCAAACGGCTTGTTTCTATTTGACACAATTAATAAAACTTTCGCCTCCAAATTAATAATGATTTGGCTATTAGAAAATATTTTGCAGGAAATTCCTCGTGGTATTCACGATTGGAATAAGTTTATTGAGCCGCAAGAATTAACAAGCTTAATGCATAGCCAGGGATTTAACAGTATAGAAATTAAAGGGTTTAATATATTTGGTGAAAGCATTTACCAAAACGTGCTTGCTTATATTCACTACAAAAAAACGGGCAAATTTCAAGTAGGAATTAGTAACAATACTTCAGTTATGTATATTGGTAAAGCAATAAAATCGCCTAAATAA
- a CDS encoding alpha/beta hydrolase, with the protein MFADFLPSQVQQLRESASIALAQKIERQAIKTPLSPQPIATAYVHQGNGGTPILLLPGFDSSVLEFRCLLPLLAAQNETWTVDLLGFGFTDRVQGILYNPDAIKTHLYYFWKTYIQVPVMLVGASMGGAAAIDFTLTYPHAVKKLVLIDSVGFSGSFPLASYLFPPLDFLAVEYWRQRKLQALLWGSTFGNLEPTAIEAIRCAALHMEMPGWHEAIIAFMKSGGYWNLADKIPQINKRTLILWGESDDMLGTDDAQKFKRAIAHSQLIWIENCGHVPQFEQPEITAKHILAFR; encoded by the coding sequence ATGTTTGCCGATTTTCTGCCCTCCCAAGTTCAGCAGTTGCGCGAGTCCGCATCCATCGCCCTTGCTCAAAAAATTGAACGTCAGGCGATTAAAACTCCTCTCTCGCCACAACCGATAGCTACAGCTTACGTCCACCAGGGGAACGGTGGCACCCCAATTCTGTTACTACCCGGTTTTGATAGTTCGGTGCTAGAGTTCCGCTGCTTGCTACCACTACTCGCCGCCCAAAATGAAACGTGGACGGTAGATTTGTTGGGATTTGGCTTTACAGATCGAGTGCAGGGAATTTTGTATAACCCCGACGCCATCAAGACACACCTGTATTACTTCTGGAAAACTTACATCCAAGTGCCAGTTATGTTGGTAGGCGCTTCGATGGGAGGTGCAGCAGCAATTGACTTCACCCTCACTTACCCGCACGCTGTCAAAAAGCTGGTGTTAATTGACAGTGTAGGTTTCAGCGGTAGCTTCCCGCTTGCCTCCTATCTCTTTCCTCCCTTAGACTTTCTGGCAGTCGAATATTGGCGTCAGCGCAAACTCCAAGCGCTGTTATGGGGCAGCACTTTTGGCAACTTGGAACCGACTGCAATTGAGGCGATTCGGTGTGCAGCGCTGCACATGGAAATGCCCGGTTGGCACGAAGCAATCATCGCGTTTATGAAAAGTGGCGGTTACTGGAATTTGGCAGATAAAATTCCGCAAATCAATAAGCGGACGCTGATTCTGTGGGGAGAGTCTGATGATATGTTGGGTACGGATGATGCCCAGAAGTTTAAGAGAGCGATCGCTCATTCTCAACTCATTTGGATCGAGAATTGCGGGCACGTTCCTCAATTTGAACAGCCAGAGATTACCGCTAAGCATATTTTGGCTTTTAGGTAA
- a CDS encoding nucleotidyltransferase family protein gives MQTLLAKASSVGTRPEIEVLLICASTRMELERVERLVTLLQENHIDWAELMQMATEHRVMPLLYSNLNSTCPEAVPKNILAKLRADFQTLTRRSLFLSGELVRLVNLFEAQGIPVLPFKGPVLAASAYGNLLRRQFWDLDILVQERDIERAKALFLSQGYQMKIERIEVTQEQEAAFVRSPHIHQFVREAAYPFRNHQKGVLVELHWGVMPKYFSFPIDSKELWDDLEPVSIAGTTVPNLSPENSLLTICGHGTKDCWTQLARICDVAELIRSHPQLDWVKLMQQASAKGGQRMLFLGLMLAHRLQGTALPDDVWQKIQADPAVELLAAEVCEQLFRSSDGFVKDGTTTRFHLKARERLIDRLRYSLKLAITPTTTDWLLLPLAEFPAFLYYLLRPLRLIGEQILKRFKLSKKNL, from the coding sequence TTGCAAACATTACTTGCTAAAGCTTCATCGGTAGGTACTCGCCCTGAAATCGAAGTGCTGCTAATCTGTGCCAGCACTCGGATGGAATTGGAAAGAGTTGAGCGGCTAGTCACTTTACTCCAGGAAAATCATATAGATTGGGCAGAACTGATGCAAATGGCGACTGAGCATAGGGTGATGCCACTTTTGTATTCGAACCTAAACAGCACCTGTCCGGAAGCGGTTCCGAAGAATATTCTGGCTAAGTTGCGGGCTGATTTTCAAACCCTCACGCGACGCAGCCTATTTTTGAGCGGCGAACTGGTTAGACTTGTGAATCTATTTGAAGCACAAGGAATTCCGGTTCTACCTTTCAAAGGTCCAGTATTAGCCGCTTCTGCCTACGGTAATTTGTTGAGAAGACAGTTCTGGGATTTAGACATTCTGGTGCAAGAAAGAGACATCGAAAGGGCAAAGGCGCTGTTTTTGTCTCAAGGATACCAGATGAAAATCGAGCGCATCGAAGTGACTCAAGAACAGGAAGCGGCTTTTGTGCGATCGCCTCATATTCATCAATTTGTACGCGAAGCCGCCTATCCATTTAGAAACCACCAGAAAGGAGTGTTGGTGGAACTGCACTGGGGAGTAATGCCAAAGTATTTTTCTTTTCCCATCGATTCTAAAGAATTGTGGGATGACCTAGAGCCAGTCTCCATTGCTGGAACGACAGTTCCCAACCTCTCGCCAGAGAATTCGTTGCTAACCATCTGCGGACACGGAACCAAAGACTGTTGGACGCAACTGGCAAGAATCTGCGACGTAGCCGAACTTATCCGCAGCCATCCGCAGCTAGATTGGGTCAAACTGATGCAGCAAGCTAGCGCTAAGGGCGGTCAGCGAATGTTGTTTCTAGGTTTAATGCTGGCACATCGTCTTCAGGGAACTGCCCTGCCAGATGATGTTTGGCAAAAGATTCAGGCTGACCCAGCGGTAGAATTGCTGGCGGCTGAAGTATGCGAACAGCTTTTCCGTTCGTCGGACGGATTTGTTAAAGACGGGACAACCACCCGCTTCCATTTAAAAGCCAGAGAACGCCTGATTGACAGGCTGCGGTACTCTCTGAAATTAGCAATCACTCCGACTACTACCGACTGGTTGCTACTACCTTTGGCGGAATTTCCAGCTTTCCTTTACTATTTGCTGCGACCACTCAGGCTAATAGGAGAGCAAATATTAAAAAGATTCAAGCTGAGTAAAAAAAACTTATGA
- a CDS encoding SRPBCC family protein yields MEHFEVSETVFLPIETVWEAHEDVHLLERISPPFPVVRVLDSNIICGLGTRFTIRVELFEQIGIDWQVQITRWEPPRRFIDKQLRGPFQFWEHIHQFIPISDTETRLVDVINFELNPFLDSTAIRWGLETMFQMRMNNLKQTLLNENFRRNLKNSDER; encoded by the coding sequence TTGGAACACTTTGAGGTTAGCGAAACCGTCTTCCTCCCCATAGAAACCGTCTGGGAAGCTCACGAGGATGTACATCTGCTAGAACGCATCTCTCCACCGTTTCCAGTCGTCAGGGTATTGGATTCAAACATTATTTGTGGTTTAGGGACGCGCTTTACAATCCGGGTAGAACTTTTCGAGCAGATAGGAATCGACTGGCAAGTGCAAATTACTCGCTGGGAACCTCCGAGAAGATTTATTGATAAACAATTGCGCGGCCCATTCCAATTCTGGGAACATATCCATCAGTTCATTCCCATTTCTGACACAGAGACACGCCTAGTTGATGTCATTAATTTTGAACTGAACCCGTTTCTGGACAGTACCGCGATCCGCTGGGGTTTAGAGACAATGTTTCAGATGCGGATGAACAACCTCAAACAAACGTTGTTAAATGAAAATTTTCGGAGAAATTTGAAGAATTCTGATGAAAGATAA
- a CDS encoding histone deacetylase has protein sequence MITIFYSDKFLQHETGYMHPEQPERLTAIVDKLRSSTVADQIRWLNPSNSRNVIAAIEQIHSSDYIQEVRSYSERGWGCFESTQISPQSFDVACLAVSAWLDGIDVVSQLKRPAFVLARPPGHHALKDEGMGFCIFCNAAIAAIYAQSIGIQRVGILDWDVHHGNGTQTAVENIPNMAFCSIHQSPGYPRTGKPDERGKYNNVLNLPIAPGSNIQDYCKLFEESVIPFFKDFCPDILIISAGYDANQTDLLSKINLQPQDYSIITDYCLEITPKILFGLEGGYELESLSSSVLETVKRCVDAFV, from the coding sequence ATGATTACCATCTTCTATTCAGATAAATTTCTTCAGCATGAAACAGGATATATGCATCCTGAACAGCCAGAGCGACTCACTGCTATTGTCGATAAATTGCGAAGCTCAACTGTAGCTGATCAAATCCGATGGCTGAATCCTTCTAACTCAAGAAATGTTATCGCTGCGATCGAACAAATTCATTCCTCTGATTACATTCAGGAAGTTCGTAGTTATTCTGAGCGGGGTTGGGGGTGTTTTGAATCAACTCAAATCTCGCCTCAAAGCTTTGATGTTGCTTGCCTTGCAGTCAGTGCTTGGTTAGATGGTATTGATGTGGTTTCGCAGTTAAAACGTCCAGCTTTTGTTCTGGCAAGACCACCTGGACATCATGCCCTCAAAGATGAAGGAATGGGTTTTTGTATTTTCTGCAATGCAGCGATCGCTGCCATTTACGCTCAATCCATCGGAATTCAGCGAGTTGGAATTCTTGATTGGGATGTACATCATGGGAATGGAACCCAAACAGCCGTAGAAAATATCCCTAACATGGCTTTCTGTTCCATTCATCAATCCCCTGGCTATCCCCGTACTGGAAAGCCTGATGAACGGGGTAAGTATAACAATGTGTTGAATCTTCCGATTGCTCCAGGCAGTAATATACAGGATTACTGTAAGTTATTCGAGGAGAGCGTCATTCCCTTTTTCAAAGATTTTTGTCCTGATATATTAATCATCAGTGCTGGGTATGATGCGAATCAAACAGACTTGCTTTCTAAAATCAATTTACAGCCCCAAGATTACAGCATCATCACTGATTATTGTTTAGAGATTACACCCAAAATATTATTTGGTTTAGAAGGCGGCTATGAATTGGAGAGCCTTTCTTCATCGGTACTTGAGACTGTTAAACGATGCGTAGACGCATTTGTATGA
- a CDS encoding rhodanese-like domain-containing protein, producing the protein MNQDSLAHRWVVSAEEAKELIKLDATLLDVRNSISWLLGHISGAVHVTWQQFSQQQSPNKGKLIENTEILQEKLRAVGICNNQPVVVLGNPAHNFGEEGRIVWMLRTLGHSQAVFVDGGHSALVKAGVPIVWGVTQPKPGDFLVQRTSLWEIQRDELKANLSAKEISQDLIVIDTREAREYAGTPAYGEHRGGHLPGAVHFYFQDLKDAKGNLLPRDQIIDKLERLGIQHHTPIITYCTGGIRSAFFTAVLVDLGFNHVKNYAGSMWEWSASPENHYPLESEPK; encoded by the coding sequence ATGAATCAGGATTCTCTTGCCCATCGATGGGTAGTCAGTGCAGAAGAAGCGAAGGAATTGATTAAGCTGGATGCGACACTTCTGGATGTTCGCAATTCAATTTCCTGGTTGCTTGGGCATATTTCTGGTGCTGTTCATGTCACTTGGCAGCAATTCTCGCAACAACAATCTCCGAATAAGGGAAAGTTGATTGAGAATACAGAAATTTTGCAAGAAAAACTTCGCGCTGTCGGCATTTGTAACAATCAACCTGTCGTTGTCCTTGGCAATCCAGCGCACAATTTTGGTGAAGAAGGGCGCATTGTTTGGATGTTACGCACGCTAGGACATTCACAAGCAGTCTTTGTCGATGGGGGACATTCAGCACTTGTTAAAGCAGGTGTCCCGATTGTTTGGGGAGTGACTCAACCCAAACCTGGTGATTTTCTTGTACAGCGAACTTCCTTATGGGAAATTCAGCGCGATGAACTCAAAGCCAATCTTTCCGCTAAAGAGATATCCCAAGATTTGATTGTCATTGATACCCGCGAAGCGAGGGAATATGCAGGAACTCCCGCTTACGGCGAACATCGGGGAGGACATCTCCCTGGTGCGGTGCATTTCTACTTCCAAGATTTGAAAGATGCCAAGGGGAACTTGCTGCCTCGTGACCAGATTATTGATAAGTTGGAAAGATTAGGAATTCAGCATCATACTCCCATTATTACTTATTGTACAGGCGGCATCCGCTCAGCTTTCTTCACGGCTGTACTTGTTGATTTAGGATTTAATCATGTAAAAAACTATGCAGGTTCGATGTGGGAATGGTCAGCTTCGCCAGAAAATCATTATCCTCTAGAATCTGAACCTAAGTAG
- a CDS encoding carbon dioxide-concentrating mechanism protein CcmK, with amino-acid sequence MPQAVGSIETKGFPAVLAAADAMVKAGRVTLVGYIRVGSARFNVNIRGDVSEVKTSMEAGIAAVEKVYGGVVESWVIIPRPHENVVSVLPIGFTEDVQQFRDAVEQPIVRR; translated from the coding sequence ATGCCACAGGCAGTTGGATCGATAGAAACGAAAGGCTTTCCTGCTGTCCTAGCAGCGGCAGATGCGATGGTTAAAGCTGGAAGAGTTACCCTAGTCGGATATATCCGAGTTGGTAGCGCCCGTTTTAATGTCAATATTCGGGGCGATGTTTCAGAAGTGAAAACCTCAATGGAGGCGGGAATTGCCGCAGTAGAAAAAGTTTATGGTGGCGTTGTAGAATCCTGGGTGATCATTCCCCGTCCCCATGAAAATGTCGTGAGTGTACTGCCAATTGGCTTCACTGAAGACGTGCAACAGTTCCGAGATGCTGTCGAACAGCCGATAGTACGCAGGTAG
- a CDS encoding bifunctional orotidine-5'-phosphate decarboxylase/orotate phosphoribosyltransferase, giving the protein MNFFDKLLKAIERNQSLLYAGLDPDIENLAKRDGASTILSSVDRILHSDRLQFAIAQTADLVCAYKLTLGFYQALGATGLELLQQTLAAIPADIPVILDAKHSDLNTSTLFAQTVFEDWKVDAVTLNPYPGLDLAAPFLVYPGKAVFVVCTTDNPSAAVLQEYPDTGLPFYIHLIKEAQTWGTQEQLGLEVGAAMPETLTRIRNIAPERLIFVQGWSENQNLSEILAAGLNSYGEGLLLPVPLDLLTAEHPAEAVQALRDSVNEERLRIVQESPTCDLWLPDVCFLQHSPNRDLILQLYDLGCIMFGDRVQASGAIFPYYIDLRVIISQPQIFHQILSAYAEILKNLHFDRIAGIPYGSLPTATGLALRLDRPMIFPRKEVKSHGTQRVIEGHFQPGETIVVVDDILISGKSAMQGAMKLKDAGLNVEDIVVLIDHEKGVKDRLQENGYRGHSVLRMGEVAETLYEAGRINSEQFQILSH; this is encoded by the coding sequence ATGAACTTCTTCGATAAGCTACTTAAAGCAATCGAGCGCAATCAAAGCTTACTGTACGCAGGACTCGACCCAGACATCGAGAATCTCGCTAAACGCGATGGGGCTAGCACCATTCTCTCTTCAGTCGATCGCATTCTTCATAGCGATCGCCTACAATTTGCGATCGCTCAAACCGCCGATTTAGTCTGCGCCTATAAACTCACGCTTGGCTTTTATCAAGCACTGGGGGCAACAGGTTTAGAACTCCTTCAGCAAACCCTAGCAGCTATCCCCGCCGACATTCCAGTAATTTTAGACGCCAAGCACAGCGACCTCAACACCAGCACCCTGTTTGCCCAAACCGTCTTTGAAGACTGGAAAGTGGATGCTGTCACCTTGAATCCTTACCCAGGACTTGACTTAGCGGCTCCCTTTTTGGTCTATCCTGGCAAAGCCGTCTTTGTGGTCTGTACGACTGACAACCCATCAGCCGCCGTGTTGCAAGAATATCCAGACACCGGGCTACCCTTTTACATCCATTTGATAAAAGAAGCGCAAACTTGGGGCACCCAAGAACAACTAGGGCTAGAAGTGGGCGCTGCAATGCCGGAAACTCTGACTCGCATCCGCAATATTGCACCAGAACGCCTCATATTCGTGCAGGGATGGTCAGAAAACCAAAACTTAAGTGAAATTCTAGCGGCTGGCTTAAATAGCTATGGAGAAGGGCTACTCCTGCCAGTTCCTCTAGATTTATTAACTGCCGAACACCCCGCTGAGGCTGTCCAAGCCTTACGCGACAGTGTTAATGAAGAACGGCTCAGAATTGTCCAGGAAAGCCCCACCTGTGACTTGTGGCTTCCGGATGTCTGCTTCTTGCAACATTCTCCCAACCGAGATTTGATTTTGCAACTTTACGACCTGGGTTGCATTATGTTTGGCGATCGCGTGCAAGCCTCTGGAGCGATTTTTCCCTACTACATCGACCTGCGCGTCATCATCTCCCAACCGCAAATCTTCCATCAAATCTTGAGTGCTTACGCCGAGATTCTCAAAAATTTGCACTTTGACCGAATAGCTGGAATCCCTTACGGTTCCTTACCCACCGCTACAGGGTTAGCGCTACGCCTAGACCGTCCGATGATTTTTCCGCGCAAGGAGGTAAAATCTCACGGCACCCAACGAGTCATCGAGGGTCATTTCCAACCGGGAGAAACCATTGTCGTTGTCGATGATATTCTCATCAGCGGCAAGAGCGCTATGCAAGGGGCAATGAAACTCAAAGATGCTGGATTAAATGTCGAAGATATTGTGGTGTTGATCGACCATGAAAAAGGAGTCAAAGATCGGCTTCAGGAAAACGGCTATCGGGGTCATTCTGTGCTGAGGATGGGGGAAGTTGCCGAAACGCTGTACGAGGCGGGGCGGATCAATTCCGAGCAATTCCAAATTTTGAGCCATTAG